Proteins from a single region of Chloroflexota bacterium:
- a CDS encoding ABC transporter substrate-binding protein yields MRAISVGVRPMVLLAMAMAMALAFAFACGGDDETSTGTTATTTTTTMTEAQQPVAPAAAPTAAGIFAAPAQPDAAAMPILDAPTVTDNPVMTAKITRVVFGMEPESQEHNTPGRLGPPTNTQNNPMYEYLIGMDPVTGAWVPELATEWSIEPDNASIRFQLRKGVPFHNGWGEMTAKDVRHTWQDITHPEASHGNSGNLRRDVEDVLIVNDYEVIFKSPSANAGLLWILTRQEQSILVQSKDHYDEIGVPDLTKPAIAGTGVYQEVERRQGSYVLYERPPYTHWKMTPDFQELEIKWVPEASTRLAGLLTDEIHVTELPDDLKIQAESAGMALATGNAAGLRAFMGLRYGARCPCDIDTRTTIPALDASYKFPDAPLHDIRVRRALNQAIDRNAINEAFFGGKGDPMVRNHHHPTRPGWDPSWETRFEDAYGYNPTKARELLTEAGYGPDNPYEINVQLTQALGWPGGPDVAEAVAGFWRDVGVKTNLVTQDPATYRAQGRNFEFSNRAIISGTSSHILMGTRVYDIAANPRIGSPEVPERDEIYYEIARTLDADRQAELFKQLGEISFLGYYDIPLFWLPPEAAFNPNFVSDYVYPGSVTGTWTHMEFIRAAQ; encoded by the coding sequence ATGAGGGCAATTTCGGTCGGTGTGAGGCCGATGGTACTTCTGGCGATGGCGATGGCGATGGCGCTCGCGTTTGCGTTTGCCTGTGGCGGCGACGACGAGACGAGCACCGGGACCACCGCGACCACGACCACGACCACCATGACAGAGGCCCAACAACCCGTTGCACCGGCAGCAGCGCCGACGGCAGCGGGCATTTTCGCCGCGCCGGCGCAGCCGGACGCCGCTGCGATGCCGATTCTTGACGCACCCACAGTGACGGACAATCCCGTGATGACAGCGAAGATCACGCGCGTGGTCTTCGGCATGGAGCCGGAGTCCCAGGAGCACAACACTCCGGGCAGGCTCGGCCCGCCGACCAACACCCAGAACAACCCAATGTACGAGTACCTCATCGGCATGGACCCGGTGACGGGCGCATGGGTGCCTGAGCTGGCGACGGAGTGGAGCATCGAGCCCGACAACGCTTCCATCCGGTTCCAACTGCGCAAGGGCGTCCCGTTCCACAATGGTTGGGGCGAGATGACCGCCAAGGACGTCCGCCACACGTGGCAGGACATCACCCACCCCGAGGCTTCCCACGGTAACAGCGGAAACCTCCGCCGTGACGTCGAGGACGTACTGATCGTCAACGACTACGAAGTCATCTTCAAGTCGCCGTCCGCGAACGCGGGTCTCCTGTGGATCCTGACCCGCCAGGAGCAGAGCATCCTGGTGCAGAGCAAGGACCACTACGACGAGATTGGCGTGCCCGACCTGACGAAGCCGGCCATCGCTGGCACCGGTGTCTACCAGGAAGTGGAGCGGCGCCAGGGTTCCTACGTGCTCTACGAGCGCCCCCCCTACACCCACTGGAAGATGACCCCGGACTTCCAGGAACTGGAGATCAAGTGGGTGCCTGAGGCTTCCACTCGCCTGGCAGGCCTGCTGACGGACGAGATTCACGTGACTGAGCTTCCGGACGACCTGAAGATTCAGGCCGAATCCGCGGGCATGGCTCTCGCAACTGGCAACGCCGCCGGTCTGCGTGCGTTCATGGGCCTGCGCTATGGCGCACGCTGCCCTTGCGACATCGACACCCGCACCACAATCCCGGCCCTTGATGCCTCCTACAAGTTCCCGGATGCACCGTTGCACGACATTCGCGTGCGCCGTGCGTTGAACCAGGCAATCGACCGCAACGCCATCAACGAGGCGTTCTTCGGCGGCAAGGGCGACCCGATGGTGCGGAACCACCATCACCCGACCCGCCCGGGCTGGGACCCTTCATGGGAGACCCGGTTCGAGGATGCCTACGGCTACAATCCGACGAAGGCCAGGGAACTCTTGACAGAGGCCGGATACGGGCCTGACAACCCCTACGAGATCAACGTCCAGTTGACGCAGGCACTCGGCTGGCCCGGCGGTCCCGACGTTGCTGAAGCCGTCGCCGGTTTCTGGCGCGACGTGGGCGTCAAGACCAACTTGGTCACGCAAGACCCAGCCACCTACCGGGCGCAGGGCCGCAACTTCGAGTTCTCCAACCGAGCCATCATCAGCGGCACCAGTTCCCACATCCTGATGGGCACCCGCGTGTACGACATCGCGGCTAACCCAAGGATCGGCTCGCCGGAGGTCCCGGAGCGCGACGAGATTTACTACGAAATCGCTCGGACCCTTGACGCCGACAGGCAGGCGGAGTTGTTCAAGCAACTAGGCGAGATCTCGTTCCTCGGCTACTACGACATCCCGTTGTTCTGGCTGCCGCCTGAGGCCGCCTTCAACCCCAACTTCGTCAGCGACTACGTCTACCCCGGCTCCGTGACGGGCACGTGGACCCACATGGAGTTCATCCGGGCCGCACAGTAG
- a CDS encoding 5-methyltetrahydropteroyltriglutamate--homocysteine methyltransferase — MPDKLLPTTVVGSYPQPDWLVDRDVLTRGTVPRVLQRGFWRVPDEALPEALDAAAAVAIRDMERAGIDVVTDGEVRRQSYSSAFATALSGVDPERPGIVPGRRAGTTVEVPRVVGPIARTQPVLLAEARFLRGATGRAVKVTVPGPFTLSQQCVDNYYRDPRALALAFAGAVNAEVRDLFAAGVDVVQLDEPWLQARAGAAREFAVEAIDRALGGAEGVTALHLCFGYAAKVPGAKPNAYDFLEELDASSVQQVSVEAAQPGLDLRSLQLLPSKTIILGVLDLADPDVELPETVAGRIRAALRHLPPDRLVLAPDCGMKYLPRPVAYAKLQALVQGAAIVRRELEIMEDAAP; from the coding sequence ATCCCCGACAAGCTCCTGCCGACCACGGTCGTCGGCAGCTACCCGCAGCCCGACTGGCTCGTCGACCGCGACGTGCTGACGCGGGGCACGGTGCCCCGCGTCCTGCAGCGCGGCTTCTGGCGCGTCCCGGACGAGGCGCTGCCCGAGGCGCTCGACGCCGCCGCCGCCGTCGCCATCCGCGACATGGAGCGCGCCGGCATCGACGTGGTCACCGACGGCGAGGTGCGCCGCCAGAGCTACTCCAGCGCCTTCGCCACCGCCCTCAGCGGCGTCGACCCGGAGCGTCCGGGCATTGTCCCTGGCCGCCGCGCCGGCACGACGGTCGAGGTGCCCCGCGTCGTCGGCCCCATCGCCCGCACCCAGCCCGTGCTGCTCGCCGAGGCCCGCTTCCTGCGCGGCGCGACCGGCCGCGCCGTCAAGGTCACCGTCCCCGGCCCCTTCACCCTCTCGCAGCAGTGCGTCGACAACTACTACCGCGACCCGCGCGCCCTGGCGCTCGCCTTCGCCGGCGCCGTCAACGCGGAGGTGCGCGACCTCTTCGCCGCCGGCGTAGACGTCGTCCAGCTCGACGAGCCCTGGCTGCAGGCCCGCGCCGGCGCCGCCCGCGAGTTCGCCGTCGAGGCCATCGACCGCGCCCTGGGCGGCGCCGAAGGCGTCACCGCGCTCCACCTCTGCTTCGGTTACGCCGCCAAGGTCCCCGGCGCCAAGCCCAACGCCTACGACTTCCTCGAGGAGCTTGACGCCAGCAGCGTGCAGCAAGTGTCCGTCGAGGCCGCGCAGCCCGGCCTTGATCTGCGTTCCCTGCAGCTCCTCCCGTCCAAGACCATCATCCTCGGCGTCCTGGACCTCGCCGACCCCGACGTCGAGTTGCCCGAGACCGTCGCGGGCCGCATCCGCGCCGCCCTGCGCCACCTCCCTCCCGATCGCCTCGTCCTCGCGCCAGACTGCGGCATGAAGTACCTCCCGAGGCCCGTGGCCTACGCCAAGCTCCAAGCCCTCGTACAGGGCGCCGCCATCGTCCGGCGAGAGCTGGAGATCATGGAGGACGCCGCCCCGTAG